The following proteins are encoded in a genomic region of Dokdonia donghaensis DSW-1:
- the folP gene encoding dihydropteroate synthase, which yields MTINCNGKLIDLTTPKVMGILNLTPDSFYDGGKYGDIDAAISQVEVMLSDGATFIDVGAYSSRPGATDISVEEEERRLIPVVRQLVTTFPEIVISVDTFRASVAKKAIEAGAAIVNDISAGMLDDDMMAVLGALQVPYIMMHMRGTPQTMKQLTTYDNFLKEVMYYFSERVAVAESHKINDLIIDPGFGFAKTTAQSFELLNNLDLLKAFELPVLAGVSRKSMIYKTLDVTADNALNGTTVLNTVAISKGARILRVHDVKEAMELISLSNALSSHLS from the coding sequence ATGACCATAAACTGCAACGGAAAGCTAATAGATCTCACCACACCAAAGGTAATGGGGATTCTCAATCTCACACCAGATAGCTTTTATGATGGAGGAAAGTATGGTGATATAGATGCTGCCATAAGTCAGGTAGAGGTGATGCTTAGCGATGGCGCTACGTTTATAGATGTAGGTGCATATAGCTCTAGACCTGGTGCGACAGATATTTCGGTAGAGGAGGAGGAGCGCAGGCTTATACCGGTGGTAAGGCAGTTAGTTACTACTTTTCCGGAGATTGTGATAAGCGTAGACACCTTTCGCGCAAGCGTAGCAAAAAAAGCAATTGAGGCAGGTGCAGCTATTGTAAATGATATAAGTGCTGGGATGCTGGATGATGATATGATGGCTGTCTTAGGGGCATTACAGGTGCCTTATATAATGATGCATATGCGAGGGACGCCTCAAACTATGAAGCAACTTACCACTTATGATAATTTTCTTAAAGAGGTGATGTACTACTTCTCAGAGCGAGTTGCAGTGGCAGAAAGTCATAAGATTAATGACCTTATTATAGACCCTGGTTTTGGCTTTGCAAAAACTACAGCGCAAAGTTTTGAACTACTCAATAACCTTGACTTGCTTAAGGCTTTTGAGCTGCCAGTGCTAGCAGGTGTTTCTCGTAAATCTATGATTTATAAAACTTTAGATGTGACAGCAGATAATGCTCTTAATGGCACGACTGTTCTTAATACGGTGGCAATAAGTAAAGGTGCACGTATACTGCGAGTACACGATGTTAAGGAAGCTATGGAGCTGATATCACTCTCAAATGCTTTATCATCTCACTTGTCTTAA